The Actinosynnema mirum DSM 43827 genomic interval GGAACGGCGCCCTGGTCGCCAGGTCCGCCACCAGCTCCACGCCGCGCAGCAACCCGATCCCGCGCACGTCCCCGACCGCGTGGTGCCCGCCCAGCCGCTCCCGCAGGCACGCGTCCAGCACCGCCCCGACCCGCTCGGACGCCGCGACGAGCCCCCGCTCGGACAGCACCCGCAGCACCGCCCGCCCGGCCGCCGCGCCGACCGCGTGGTGCGAGTTGGTGAACCCGTGCGTGAACGCCCCGATCGCCTCCCGCACCCGCCCCGAGCACACCGCGAGCCCCAGCGGCCAGTACCCGGACGACGCGCCCTTCGCCGCCACCAGCAGGTCCGGCCGCACCCCCCAGTGCTCGCACGCGAACCACCGCCCGGTGCGCCCGAACCCGGTCATCACCTCGTCCGCGACCAGCAGCACCCCGCGCTCCCGGCACACCCGCGCCACGGCAGGCCAGTACTCCTCGTCCGGCACGCACGCGCCCAGCCCCGCGCCCGCCACCGGTTCCGCGACGAACGCCGCCACGTCGTCGGTCAGCAGCTCGTCCAGCCGCCGCGCGTGCCACGTCCCGCAGCCCACCGGGTGCTCCGGAGCCGGGCAGCGGTACTCGTAGGGCGCGGTCGCCCGCCGGGTCGCGCCCAGCCACGGCAGGTACGGCGCGCGCAGCCCGTCCCGCCCCGACACGTCCAGCGCCCCGCGCGTGCTGCCGTGGTACGCGCCGCCGCGCGCCACCACCACGTGCCGCTCCCGGCCCTGCGCGAGGTGGAAGGCCCGCGCCATCTTCAGCGCCGTCTCCACCGCCTCGCTGCCCCCGGACACCGGGTACACGCGCGGGTCGTCCACCGGCAGCAGCGGCGCCAGCTCGTCCGCGTACGCGTCGACCTCGGCGCTGCGCATCGCGGTCGGGTGCACGTAGGCGACCTTCCTGGCCTGCGCCGCGATCGCGTCCACGACCTCGCCGACGCCGTGCCCGATCGAGGTCACCACGGCCCCGCCGGACCCGTCCAGGTACTCGCGGCCGTCGGTGTCCACGACCACCGCGCCGCCGGCGTGCGAGGCGGTGGGCAGGCCGGTGGCGCGGGCGAACACGTGCCCGCCCGCGCCACCGGTCGACCCGCTGCTCACCCCACCACCGCCGCCAGCGCCTCGCCGAGCACGCGCAGCCCGGTGTCGGCCTCGGCCTCGGTGATCACCAGCGGCGGGGACACCCGGATGCTGCTCTCGCCGCACTCCAGCACCAGCAGCCCGCGCTCGAACGCCGCCTGCTGCACCGCCTCGGCCAGCTCCGCCGTGGCCAGCTCGACGCCGAGCATCAGCCCGACGCCGCGCACGTCCACGATCGCCTCCGGCCAGCGCGCCTGGAACTCGCGCAGCCCGGCGGTCAGCCGCTCGCCGACGGTGGTCGCGTTGGCCAGCAGCCCCTCGGACCCGATGACCTCCAGCGTCGCCAGGCCCGCCGCGCACGGCACCGGGCTGCCGCCGTAGGTGGACCCGTGCGCGCCCGCGGGCCAGGTCTCCATCAGGTCCGCGCGCGCCACGAACGCGCCCAGGGGCAGGCCCGACGCGAGCCCCTTGGCGCTGAGCAGCACGTCCGGCCGCACCCCGGTGTGCTCGATCGCCCACATCTTCCCGGTGCGCCCGACCCCGGACTGGACCTCGTCGGCCACCAGCAGGATGCCGTGCCGGTCGCACAGCTCCCGCAGCCGCGCCAGCCAGCCCTCCGGCGGCACGATGTACCCGCCCTCGCCCTGCACCGGCTCCACGAAGATCGCCGCGACCTCGTCGGGGGAGACGACGTGCCGGAACAGCACGTCCTCCAAGTGCTCGAACGTGGCGTCACTGCCGTACGGGGCGTGCAGGATGCCGGGCAGCAGCGGCCCGAACCCCTTGTGGTACTTGGACTTCGACGCGGTCAGCGACACCGCGCCGTAGCTGCGGCCGTGGAACGAGCCGTAGAAGCTGATCGCGTACTGCCGGCCGGTGGCGTGCCTGGCGAGCTTGAGCGCGCCCTCCACCGCCTCGGTCCCGGAGTTGGTCAGGAACACCCGCGCGGGGCCGTCGATCGGCGCGGTGTCCGCCAGCGCCTTGCACATCTCCGAGTAGATCGGCAGGTAGAAGTCGCTGGCCGAGTAGTGCAGCAGCTCCTCGCTCTGCCGCCGCACCGCCTCCACCACGCGCGGGTGCGCGTGCCCGGTGGAGTTGACCGCGATGCCCGCGTTGAAGTCCAGGAACAGGTTGCCGTCGACGTCCTCGATGACGCAGCCCCGGCCGCGCCGGGGCACCAGCGGGTAGGCCCTGGGCAGGGAGCGGCTGGTGACGGCCTCGTCGCGGGCCAGCACCTCGCGGGCCCGAGGTCCGGGAAGCTCGGTGCGCAGCAGCGGCGCGGTCGTGGTGGTGCCCACGGTGTTCGTCGTGCTCATCGGGCCACCACCGTTCGGGACTGCTCGCGCAGGTAGAGCTGCACGTAGTGCGGTCCGCCCCCGGCCTTGCCGGTGCTGCCGGACCCCTTCCAGCCGCCGAAGGGCTGCACCCCCGGCCACGCACCCGTCGTCGCGCCAGCCGCCCGGTTCACGTACACCACCCCCGCCTCGATCTCGTCCAGGAACCGCTCGACGTCGGCGTCGTCGCCGGAGAACAGCCCGGCGGTGAGCCCGAAGTCGGTGTCGTTGGCCAGCGCCAGCGCCTCGTCGAGCGAGTCGACGGGCGCGATGGCCATCAGCGGCACGAACAGCTCGTCGCGGAACAGCCGGTCGTCCACCGGGACGCCCGTGACGATGGTCGGCGCGACGTAGTGCCCGTCGGCGCGGCCGTCGCCCGCGCCCAGCACCTCGCCGCCCGCCACGACCTGCCCGACCTCGCGGGCGTGCGCGACGGCGTCGGAGAACCGGGCGACCGCGTCGGCGTCCACCACCGGCCCGACGAACACCGGGCGCTCCAGCGGGTCGCCCACGACCAGCTCGGCGGTCTTCGCGACCAGCTTGGCCACCAGCTCGTCGTGCACGTCGCGGTGCACGTAGACCCGCGAGCAGGCCGAGCACTTCTGCCCGGAGAACCCGAACGCGGAGCGCGCGATGCCCGTCGCCGCGACGTCGAGGTCGGCGTCGGCGGTGACGATGGCGGGGTTCTTGCCGCCCATCTCGCACACCACCGGCTTCGGGTAGGCGCCCGCGAACGAGCGGTACACCTCCATGCCCGCCGCGTGCGAGCCGGTGAACGTCAGCCCGTCCACGCCGGGGTGCGCGACCAGGGCCTTGCCGGTGTCGTCGCCGCCGGGCAGCAGGTGCAGCGCGTTCGCGGGCACCCCGGCCTCGCGCAGGCACTCCACCAGCTTCGCGGCGCTGAACGTGCCCTGCGTGCTGGGCTTGAGCACGGTCGAGTTGCCCGCGACCAGCGCGGCGCCCAGCGGTCCGGCCGCCAGCGCGGAGGGGAAGTTGAACGGGCTGATCACGCCCCACACGCCGTGCGGGCGCAGCACGCTGCGGGTGTGCTCGCGCTCGGACAGGCGCGCCATGTCGGCGGTGAACCCGTCGTGCTCCTCGAACCGGTCGCAGTAGTAGCGGATCAGGTCGGCGGACTCCTCGACGTCGCCGAGCGCCTCGAGGCGGTTCTTGCCGACCTCCATGGTCATCAGGGCGGCCAGCTCGCCGGAGCGCTCGCTGATCAGGTCGGCCGCCGCGCGCAGCACCCGCAGCCGCTCGGCCCGCGGGGCCCAGGACACGGCGGTCGCGGCGGCGCGCACGGCGTCGTCCACGTCCCGCGCGGTCGCGGTGTGGCCCTGGCACAGCACGAGGGAGGTGTCGGCCGGGCTGGTGACGGTGAACAGCTCGCCGGTGCTCCTGGACTCGCCGCCCACGTCGACGGGTATCACCCGGCCCAACCACGACCGGGCGGTGTCCGCGCCGCGCTCGTAGTGGGTGTGCAGGGCCTCGTTGTCGGCGGTCAGGGTGGCGTAGGTGACCCGCGGGCGTTCGGCGTCGGCCATCGTGTCGCTCCATCCTCGTGGACTGCGCGGCTGGGCAACCCTAGGACGGATTCCGTGGCCGTGTCGACGCTTGCCCCGAAGCTCTTTCGTGCACAGGCGCGTGCGCCGCAGTTCTTCCGGGTTTTGTTCTGTCTGGCCGAAGCTCTTGCGCTCCATCGCGGGAATGGACCAATCCCACCAGCCGGGAGGACGTTCCACCCTGCGCTAGGGTCGGACGTGTTGGCGGTTCGCCCGACCGGTTGACCCCGGAAGGGCGAGGCAAGAGGGAACCCGGTGCGAGTCCGGGACTGCCCCGCAGCGGTGAACGGGAACGAAAGCCGTCATCAAGCACTGCGCCCGCGTCGGGCGTGGGAAGCGACGGCCGGTAGGAGCGCGCACGACGCCCGTGAGTCCGAAGACCTGCCGCCGACCCGCGCGCCCACCGGACGCGCGGCGCCCGTGGGCCTCTCGGGAGGGCTCGCGCGGACGCGGCCGTCCCCACCGGGTCCGGCCCTCCTCGCGGCGCGCCCGTGCTGACCCGCGGGTCCACGCACGCTCACGAGGAGAGAGCCTGTGACCAGCGGTATCGGCTCGACCGTGCTCGGCTACCCCAGGATCGGCCCGCGCCGGGAGCTCAAGCGCGCCGTCGAGTCCTACTGGGCCGGGCGCACCGACCGGGACGCCCTGCTCGCCACCGCCGCCCGGCTGCGCGCGGACACCTGGCGCGACCTGCGCGAGGCGGGCCTGGACTCGGTCCCGTCCAACACGTTCTCGTTCTACGACCAGGTCCTCGACACCGCCGCCCTGGTCGGCGCCATCCCGGCCCGCTACCGGCAGGACCACGAGGTCGACACCCTGTTCGCCGCCGCGCGCGGCACCGGGTCGCTGGCCCCGCTGGAGCTGACCAAGTGGTTCGACACCAACTACCACTACCTCGTCCCCGAGATCGACGAGACCACCACGTTCGCCCTCACGGGTGACAAGCCGCTGGCGGAGCACCGGGAGGCGCGGGCGCAGGGCGTGCCCACCAGGCCGGTCGTGCTGGGGCCCGTGACGTTCCTGCTGCTGGCCAAGGGCGTCGACCCGCTGTCCCGGCTGGACGAGCTGGTCGAGGTGTACGCGGACCTGCTGCGCGGGCTCGCCGACGAGGGCGTCGAGTGGGTGCAGCTGGACGAGCCCGCGTTCGCGGCCGACCGCAGCGAGCGCGAGCTGGTGGCGCTGGAGCGCGCCTACACCCGCCTGGCCGCCCAGTCGGCGAGGCCGCAGCTGCTGGTGACCGGCTACTACGGCGACCTCGGCCGGGCGCTGGGCGTGCTGGCGGGCACGGCGGTGGACGCGCTGGCCGTCGACCTCGTCGCCGGGAGCGAGGAGGGCCTGGCCGAGGTGACCGCGCTGCGCGGCAAGATCCTCGTGGCCGGCCTGGTCGACGGCCGCAACGTGTGGCGCACCGACCTGCGCGCCGCCCTGGCGCGGGCCGAGGCGCTGCGCCCGCTGGCGCGGGAGGTGGTGGTGTCGACGTCGTCGACGCTGCTGCACGTGCCCTACGACCTGGACCAGGAGCAGGGGCTGGGGGAGGAGGTGCGCGACCGCCTGGCGTTCGCGCGCCAGAAGGTCCACGAGGTCGTCCTCCTGGGCCGCGCGCTCGCCGAGGGCCCGACCGAGGAGTGGGAGGCCGAGGCCGACCGCCCCCGCCCCGCACCCCGCCACGACGGGGCCGTCCGCTCCCGCCTGACCGGCTTGCAGCCCGACGCCCGCACCCGCGCCCCCTACGCCGACCGGGTGGCCGCCCAGTCCGACCTGGGGCTGCCGAGGCTGGCGACCACGACGATCGGCTCGTTCCCGCAGACCACCGAGATCCGCACCGCGCGCGCCGCCCTGCGCTCCGGTGAGCTGGACCTCGACGGGTACGCGGAGCGGATGCGGACCGAGATCGGCCGGGTGATCGCGCTGCAGGAGGACATCGGCCTGGACGTGCTGGTGCACGGCGAGCCGGAGCGCAACGACATGGTGCAGTACTTCGCCGAGCACCTGGACGGTGTCGCGGGCACCGAGCTGGGCTGGGTCCAGTCCTACGGCTCCCGCTGCGTGCGCCCGCCGATCCTGCACGGCGACGTCACCAGGCCCGAGCCGATCACCGTCCCGTGGACCACCCACGCCCGTTCCCTGACCACGCGCCAGGTGAAGGGGATGCTGACCGGCCCGGTGACCATCCTGGCCTGGTCCTTCGTCCGCGACGACCAGCCGCTCCGCGCCACCGCGGACCAGGTCGCCCTGGCGCTGCGCGACGAGATCGCCGACCTGGAGGCTGCGGGCACGCGCGTGATCCAGGTGGACGAGCCCGCGCTCCGCGAACTCCTCCCGCTCCGCGAGGCGGACCGGGAGGACTACCTCGACTGGTCCGTGTCCGCGTTCCGCCTCGCGACGGGCGGCGCGGCGGCGGGCACGCAGGTGCACACCCACCTGTGCTACTCGGAGTTCGGCGAGGTCATCGAGGCGATCGACGCCCTGGACGCGGACGTGACCACGATCGAGGCGGCCCGCTCGAAGATGGAGGTGCTGGCAGACCTGAGCGCGGCCGGTTTCGCACGCGGAGTCGGACCGGGCGTGTACGACATCCACTCGCCTCGGGTGCCGGGGGAGGAGGAGCTGGTGGCGCTGATCGCGGAGGCGTCCCGCGCGGTCCCCGGCGACCGGCTGTGGGTGAACCCGGACTGCGGCCTGAAGACGAGGGCCTACGCGGAGGTGGAACCCGCACTGCGGGCCTTGGTCGCGGCGGCGAAGCGCGTCCGGGAGACGACGACGAACTGACGCCCGCCGAGGTGTTCCCGCCGGGCTGACACCCGGACAAGGTAATGGCCCCCGCGCTCCCGATCGGGAGCGCGGGGGCCGCCTCCACCCCGGAGTCCGTTGCAGCGACGGAACCCGGTAGTACTTCCGCACCTTCGCCAGAACCCTGCTGAACGCTGAGTACCCCAGCCCCCACACCCTGAACCTGCCCGATCCACATGTCCCCCGGACGGCGCAGCCCGCCCCTCGTCACCCACCACCCGCCACTCCTGCCTGTCTGCCTGCCGCCGTGTCCGCCGCTCGTCCGCTGGTCATCAGGGGCAATCACTCGTCCGAGGGATGAACCCGGTGCCCCGCGTTGCAGGCGCGGCGTCCGCCCCACACGATTCCCCCGCAGTGGCAGGTCTTTCGGCGCGGTGTTCGGCGCGGTGTTCGGTTCTGGTGGTGTTCGGCTCTGCTGGCGGAGGGGCGGTGGCATGGGGCTCGCGGCGCACGAGCAGCACGAGGAGGCCGAGGCGGGGGATGCCGTCGACGCGCTCCTGGGCGGGTACTGGAGGTTCCACGTGCTCGGGGCGTTTGTGCGCCTGCGCGTGCCCGACCTGCTCGCCGAGGGGCCCACCACGGCTGCCGAGGTGTCCGACATGCTCGGGGCGGTCCGGCCCGACGTCGTCGACACCTTCCTGCGCTGCGCCTCCGCCGAGGGGCTGCTCGACCGGAGCGGTGACGGGTGGTACTCGGCCAACGCCGTCACCGCCGCGCTGTGCCGCAACGGCAGTCACGCCACGCTCGCCCTCACGCTCACCGCACCGGGGGCTTGTCGCCCGATGGAGGTGCTCGACCAGGTGGTCCGCCACGGCAGGTCACGGGCGGATCTGGTGTTCGACGGCGACGACCTGTGGACCTACTACCGCCGGACCCCGCACGAGGCGGCCTGGTTCTCGGACTGGATGCAGGAGTTCACCGAACCGGTCGTGGACTCGGTGCTGGACCGCTACGCGTTCACCGGACACCGCCGCGTCGTGGACATCGGTGGCGGCAATGGCACCCTGCTTCGCCGGGTCCTCGCCGCCCACCCCGACGCCACCGGCGTGCTGTTCGACCGCCCCGAGGTGGTGTCCAGGGCGGGCGCGGTGTTCAAGCGCCTCGGACTGGCCGACCGCGTCGAGCTGGTCGGCGGCGACTTCTTCGAGGCCATCCCGCAGGGCGGGGACCTGTACCTGCTCAAGAGCGTGCTGTGCGACTGGGACGACGCCAGCTGCGTCCGGCTGCTCTCCCGCTGCCGCGAGGCGGCCGGACCGGGCGTGCCGATCGTGGTCGTGGACTGGGTGCGCGGCGACGGCGACTCCCCGGTCCACGACATGATCTCGTTGCAGCGCCTGGCCCTGAACGGCGGCGAGATCCGCACGTTCGGCCACTTCCGCGGCCTGTTCGAAGCGGCGGGCCTGGAACTGGCCGTCCTCGACCGCCCCACCCCCGGCACCACCCACGAGTGGGAACCAGCAACGATCATGGAAGTCGTCGACGCCTCCCCCTGGAGGTGAGGGTTCACGGGTGGGCAGGCTCCCCACGGGCGGGCTCTGCGTGCGCGGGCGGTGTTTCACGGGCGTATCGAAAAACGGATACGCGCTCGCAACCCGCCGACCTCTTCACTGACCGGCAACCGCAACGCGCTCCCGCGTGCGGGCCGGGAAGGGACAGGTCGTGGACGTGGGGAATGTCGAAGGGGCCTCCGAGGGGAACGCGGGCGGGATCGGTCGGCGGAAGGTGTTCGGGTGGGGTGGCTTGGCGGCGGCCGGGATGGTCGCGGCGAGCGCGTCGCCCGCTGACGCGCTCGGGGACCCGCGCAGGGGCGCGGGAGCCACCGATGTCGGGAGCGGGTCGGGGGAGCGGGTGCCTCCGGACGCCCTGCCCGGTGGCGCGCTCGACCGGTACGTGGCCGGGCTCGCCGCCGAGGACGAGTTCTCCGGGGTGCTGCTGCTCTCGTGCCGAGGCCGGACCGTGCTGTCCCGCGCCTACGGCATGGCGGACAAGGAACTCGGGGTCGGCAATCATCCGGGCACCGCGTTCAACCTCAGCTCGGCCAGTCAGCCGTTCCTGGCCGTGGCCGTCATGCAGCTCGTGCAGGCGGGCGCGGTCGGGTTGGCCGATCCGGTGGGCGCCCACCTGACCGGGTTCCCCACCGACATCGCCGAGCGGGTGACCGTGCACCACCTCCTCACCGGCACCGGCGGCCTGGACGCCCCGATGCCGGACTGGCAGCGGGTCTTCCACAGCCGTGACGAGGTGCGCGAGCAGCACCGGCTGTGGACGCACCAGGCCCGACTGGTGGCCGCCCCCGGTTCAGCCGGCCAGGGGCACACGCCCGGCGGCGGGGTCGGGTTGGCCATCGCCGCGCGGATCGTGGAGGCCGTTGCCGGGACGACGTTCTGGGACTACGCGCACGAGCACGTCTTCACGCGCGCGGGCATGACCGGTTCGGGGTTCTACACCCGGACGCAGTGGCTCTCCGACCCCCGCATCGCGCACCCGTACGCGAGGCAGACCG includes:
- a CDS encoding O-methyltransferase, encoding MGLAAHEQHEEAEAGDAVDALLGGYWRFHVLGAFVRLRVPDLLAEGPTTAAEVSDMLGAVRPDVVDTFLRCASAEGLLDRSGDGWYSANAVTAALCRNGSHATLALTLTAPGACRPMEVLDQVVRHGRSRADLVFDGDDLWTYYRRTPHEAAWFSDWMQEFTEPVVDSVLDRYAFTGHRRVVDIGGGNGTLLRRVLAAHPDATGVLFDRPEVVSRAGAVFKRLGLADRVELVGGDFFEAIPQGGDLYLLKSVLCDWDDASCVRLLSRCREAAGPGVPIVVVDWVRGDGDSPVHDMISLQRLALNGGEIRTFGHFRGLFEAAGLELAVLDRPTPGTTHEWEPATIMEVVDASPWR
- a CDS encoding aldehyde dehydrogenase family protein; translated protein: MADAERPRVTYATLTADNEALHTHYERGADTARSWLGRVIPVDVGGESRSTGELFTVTSPADTSLVLCQGHTATARDVDDAVRAAATAVSWAPRAERLRVLRAAADLISERSGELAALMTMEVGKNRLEALGDVEESADLIRYYCDRFEEHDGFTADMARLSEREHTRSVLRPHGVWGVISPFNFPSALAAGPLGAALVAGNSTVLKPSTQGTFSAAKLVECLREAGVPANALHLLPGGDDTGKALVAHPGVDGLTFTGSHAAGMEVYRSFAGAYPKPVVCEMGGKNPAIVTADADLDVAATGIARSAFGFSGQKCSACSRVYVHRDVHDELVAKLVAKTAELVVGDPLERPVFVGPVVDADAVARFSDAVAHAREVGQVVAGGEVLGAGDGRADGHYVAPTIVTGVPVDDRLFRDELFVPLMAIAPVDSLDEALALANDTDFGLTAGLFSGDDADVERFLDEIEAGVVYVNRAAGATTGAWPGVQPFGGWKGSGSTGKAGGGPHYVQLYLREQSRTVVAR
- a CDS encoding aminotransferase class III-fold pyridoxal phosphate-dependent enzyme translates to MSTTNTVGTTTTAPLLRTELPGPRAREVLARDEAVTSRSLPRAYPLVPRRGRGCVIEDVDGNLFLDFNAGIAVNSTGHAHPRVVEAVRRQSEELLHYSASDFYLPIYSEMCKALADTAPIDGPARVFLTNSGTEAVEGALKLARHATGRQYAISFYGSFHGRSYGAVSLTASKSKYHKGFGPLLPGILHAPYGSDATFEHLEDVLFRHVVSPDEVAAIFVEPVQGEGGYIVPPEGWLARLRELCDRHGILLVADEVQSGVGRTGKMWAIEHTGVRPDVLLSAKGLASGLPLGAFVARADLMETWPAGAHGSTYGGSPVPCAAGLATLEVIGSEGLLANATTVGERLTAGLREFQARWPEAIVDVRGVGLMLGVELATAELAEAVQQAAFERGLLVLECGESSIRVSPPLVITEAEADTGLRVLGEALAAVVG
- the metE gene encoding 5-methyltetrahydropteroyltriglutamate--homocysteine S-methyltransferase, with amino-acid sequence MTSGIGSTVLGYPRIGPRRELKRAVESYWAGRTDRDALLATAARLRADTWRDLREAGLDSVPSNTFSFYDQVLDTAALVGAIPARYRQDHEVDTLFAAARGTGSLAPLELTKWFDTNYHYLVPEIDETTTFALTGDKPLAEHREARAQGVPTRPVVLGPVTFLLLAKGVDPLSRLDELVEVYADLLRGLADEGVEWVQLDEPAFAADRSERELVALERAYTRLAAQSARPQLLVTGYYGDLGRALGVLAGTAVDALAVDLVAGSEEGLAEVTALRGKILVAGLVDGRNVWRTDLRAALARAEALRPLAREVVVSTSSTLLHVPYDLDQEQGLGEEVRDRLAFARQKVHEVVLLGRALAEGPTEEWEAEADRPRPAPRHDGAVRSRLTGLQPDARTRAPYADRVAAQSDLGLPRLATTTIGSFPQTTEIRTARAALRSGELDLDGYAERMRTEIGRVIALQEDIGLDVLVHGEPERNDMVQYFAEHLDGVAGTELGWVQSYGSRCVRPPILHGDVTRPEPITVPWTTHARSLTTRQVKGMLTGPVTILAWSFVRDDQPLRATADQVALALRDEIADLEAAGTRVIQVDEPALRELLPLREADREDYLDWSVSAFRLATGGAAAGTQVHTHLCYSEFGEVIEAIDALDADVTTIEAARSKMEVLADLSAAGFARGVGPGVYDIHSPRVPGEEELVALIAEASRAVPGDRLWVNPDCGLKTRAYAEVEPALRALVAAAKRVRETTTN
- a CDS encoding serine hydrolase domain-containing protein, whose protein sequence is MGNVEGASEGNAGGIGRRKVFGWGGLAAAGMVAASASPADALGDPRRGAGATDVGSGSGERVPPDALPGGALDRYVAGLAAEDEFSGVLLLSCRGRTVLSRAYGMADKELGVGNHPGTAFNLSSASQPFLAVAVMQLVQAGAVGLADPVGAHLTGFPTDIAERVTVHHLLTGTGGLDAPMPDWQRVFHSRDEVREQHRLWTHQARLVAAPGSAGQGHTPGGGVGLAIAARIVEAVAGTTFWDYAHEHVFTRAGMTGSGFYTRTQWLSDPRIAHPYARQTDGSRVDVVRHLDRGSTAGPIEGRNPARAFIGHSSGDAFATAPDLIRFAHALRDGTLLSRPYAELLTGAKLPSHGPRSFTGYTGPLHLLNGDQWTFGRGGGNAGCGADWTVYPDTGWTGVLLSNYDDFPMLEILQLQEQVITGQDGTPPGGG
- a CDS encoding aspartate aminotransferase family protein, producing MSSGSTGGAGGHVFARATGLPTASHAGGAVVVDTDGREYLDGSGGAVVTSIGHGVGEVVDAIAAQARKVAYVHPTAMRSAEVDAYADELAPLLPVDDPRVYPVSGGSEAVETALKMARAFHLAQGRERHVVVARGGAYHGSTRGALDVSGRDGLRAPYLPWLGATRRATAPYEYRCPAPEHPVGCGTWHARRLDELLTDDVAAFVAEPVAGAGLGACVPDEEYWPAVARVCRERGVLLVADEVMTGFGRTGRWFACEHWGVRPDLLVAAKGASSGYWPLGLAVCSGRVREAIGAFTHGFTNSHHAVGAAAGRAVLRVLSERGLVAASERVGAVLDACLRERLGGHHAVGDVRGIGLLRGVELVADLATRAPFPRAERVAERVVAAARERGLLVYHSTGCADGRDGDVLLLGPPLVITEEQVAVVAERLALAVRDVLG